Proteins from a genomic interval of Massilia sp. KIM:
- a CDS encoding DUF4214 domain-containing protein, which translates to MSQPAIYYSTVNAFYLAFYGRPADPAGMKYWAEQLAKANGDLNAIKAAFAASTEAQVRFGDDSAAERITQIYEQLFDRAPEAGGLAYWVEVISKGHASVADVAIEVLRGAQGGDLKLSSLRQEAVEKFTAAVEASGAGYDGIAAVEAARVLVRAVTPASSKADLDALVKSTTTLTDVATTSPEAVAALGSGEDMLALFETGAGAADPVALVESLAETARGASADAHAMASLKRGGGMKKLLEALPEGMTLKDLIATLGKGGLPAAIKALNLDIEPGKPGKPGKPGSGDGGATGFEFHLADNPSKLVVKAATGLAVADGLTLEDAGSGTPQPTSTDYTGAGMTASGNALSFDGQLDAGLYRMSWTAGTFASADGHLAAGSALFAGGRDGLFVQEGFAVAASTTLGGDLIRSSTEQKNEAFIGVDKLAARVATGGGQDVVVDNGATLTIVVDKIDAGAADLILGFDSGNDKLALEGAAASAIDDNADGKLAWSASATVDAAAEAVAVNVTGQIVLGAAAGLNQTLASLNAALEVGALASGQDLLILATENAGSGAALFLYVNKDDDDQIEADELTQLATFADGAPGQDDIVLVGLTA; encoded by the coding sequence ATGAGCCAGCCCGCGATCTACTACTCCACCGTCAACGCCTTCTACCTCGCCTTCTATGGCCGCCCCGCGGATCCCGCCGGCATGAAGTACTGGGCCGAGCAGCTCGCCAAGGCGAACGGCGACCTGAACGCGATCAAGGCGGCTTTCGCCGCGTCCACCGAAGCCCAGGTGCGCTTCGGCGACGACAGCGCCGCCGAACGCATCACCCAGATCTACGAGCAGCTGTTCGACCGCGCGCCGGAAGCCGGCGGCCTGGCCTATTGGGTCGAGGTGATCAGCAAGGGCCATGCCTCGGTGGCCGACGTCGCCATCGAAGTGCTGCGCGGCGCCCAGGGCGGGGACCTGAAGCTGTCCAGCCTGCGCCAGGAAGCGGTCGAGAAGTTCACGGCCGCCGTGGAAGCCTCTGGCGCCGGCTACGACGGCATCGCCGCGGTCGAGGCGGCGCGCGTCCTGGTGCGCGCCGTCACCCCGGCCTCCTCCAAGGCGGACCTGGACGCCCTGGTCAAGTCGACCACCACCCTGACCGACGTCGCCACCACCTCGCCCGAGGCGGTCGCCGCCCTCGGTTCGGGCGAGGACATGCTGGCGCTGTTCGAGACCGGCGCCGGCGCCGCCGATCCGGTGGCCCTGGTCGAAAGCCTGGCCGAAACCGCGCGCGGCGCCTCGGCCGACGCCCACGCGATGGCCTCGCTCAAGCGCGGCGGCGGCATGAAGAAGCTGCTGGAAGCCCTGCCCGAGGGCATGACCCTCAAGGACCTGATCGCCACCCTGGGCAAGGGCGGCCTGCCGGCCGCGATCAAGGCCCTGAACCTGGACATCGAGCCGGGCAAGCCCGGCAAACCCGGCAAGCCCGGTAGTGGCGACGGCGGCGCGACCGGCTTCGAGTTCCATCTGGCCGACAACCCGAGCAAGCTGGTCGTCAAGGCGGCCACCGGCCTGGCCGTTGCCGACGGCCTGACGCTGGAGGACGCGGGCAGCGGCACGCCGCAGCCGACCAGCACCGACTACACCGGCGCCGGCATGACGGCGAGCGGCAACGCCCTGTCCTTCGACGGCCAGCTGGACGCCGGCCTGTACCGCATGAGCTGGACCGCCGGCACCTTCGCCAGCGCCGACGGCCACCTGGCGGCCGGCTCGGCCCTGTTCGCGGGCGGCCGCGACGGCCTGTTCGTGCAGGAAGGCTTCGCGGTGGCCGCCAGCACCACCCTGGGCGGCGACCTGATCCGCTCGTCCACCGAGCAGAAAAACGAGGCCTTCATCGGCGTCGACAAGCTCGCGGCGCGCGTCGCCACCGGCGGCGGACAGGATGTGGTGGTCGACAACGGCGCCACCTTGACCATCGTGGTCGACAAGATCGACGCCGGCGCGGCCGACCTGATCCTCGGCTTCGACAGCGGCAACGACAAGCTCGCCCTGGAAGGGGCGGCGGCCAGCGCGATCGACGACAACGCCGACGGCAAGCTGGCCTGGTCGGCCTCGGCGACCGTGGACGCGGCGGCGGAAGCGGTGGCGGTGAACGTGACCGGGCAGATCGTGCTGGGCGCCGCGGCCGGCCTGAACCAGACCCTGGCCAGCCTCAACGCGGCGCTCGAGGTCGGCGCGCTGGCCTCCGGCCAGGACCTCCTGATCCTGGCCACCGAGAACGCGGGCAGCGGCGCCGCCCTGTTCCTGTACGTGAACAAGGACGACGACGACCAGATCGAGGCCGACGAACTGACCCAGCTGGCGACTTTCGCCGACGGCGCTCCTGGCCAGGACGACATCGTGCTGGTCGGCCTCACCGCCTGA
- a CDS encoding arginine N-succinyltransferase: MYVVRPVDVADIGALEAMAALSMPGVHTLPRTREGIVAFVERSLASFAAHVDIPSEESYLFVLEDLASREVVGTAAIHASAGSNGTYFAFRNDVIQQVSRDLNISHSVHALTLCSELTACSQLSGFYLRHRERAGLEAALLSRARLLYAVQAPHRFGDRFFVPLAGRLDADGQSAFWNALGRKFFKMDFLDAERVIGGARNRTLIVELMPHYPVYVPLLPGDAQAAMGQIHPSGELAFNLLTQEGFEADQYIDIFDGGPILQAHRNSLRSFCGSQLRRVENAGLAAAPESLVNYAVASTERNFRAVIAACPPCETSQALCLPREAQQALGVAAGDNVICVRI, translated from the coding sequence ATGTATGTAGTCCGTCCGGTCGACGTCGCGGATATCGGCGCCCTCGAGGCGATGGCCGCGCTCTCGATGCCCGGCGTGCACACGCTGCCGCGCACGCGCGAAGGAATCGTCGCCTTCGTCGAACGCTCGCTGGCCTCGTTCGCCGCCCACGTCGACATCCCGAGCGAAGAGTCCTACCTGTTCGTGCTCGAAGACCTGGCCTCGCGCGAGGTGGTCGGCACCGCCGCCATCCACGCCTCGGCCGGCTCGAACGGCACCTATTTCGCGTTCCGCAACGACGTCATCCAGCAGGTCTCGCGCGACCTGAACATCAGCCACAGCGTGCATGCCCTGACCCTGTGCTCGGAACTCACCGCCTGCTCGCAGCTGTCCGGCTTCTACCTGCGCCACCGCGAGCGCGCCGGCCTGGAAGCGGCCCTGCTGTCGCGCGCGCGCCTGCTGTACGCGGTGCAGGCCCCGCACCGCTTCGGCGACCGCTTCTTCGTGCCGCTGGCCGGCCGGCTGGATGCGGACGGCCAGTCGGCGTTCTGGAACGCCCTCGGCCGCAAGTTCTTCAAGATGGACTTCCTCGACGCCGAGCGCGTCATCGGCGGCGCCCGCAACCGCACCCTGATCGTCGAGCTGATGCCGCACTATCCGGTCTACGTGCCGCTGCTGCCGGGCGACGCCCAGGCCGCGATGGGCCAGATCCACCCGAGCGGCGAGCTGGCCTTCAACCTGCTGACCCAGGAAGGCTTCGAGGCCGACCAGTACATCGACATCTTCGACGGCGGCCCGATCCTGCAGGCCCACCGCAATTCGCTGCGCTCCTTCTGCGGCTCGCAGCTGCGGCGCGTCGAGAACGCCGGCCTGGCCGCGGCGCCGGAATCCCTGGTCAACTACGCCGTCGCCAGCACCGAACGGAATTTCCGCGCCGTGATCGCGGCCTGCCCGCCCTGCGAAACCAGCCAGGCCCTGTGCCTGCCGCGCGAAGCCCAGCAGGCGCTGGGCGTGGCGGCCGGCGACAACGTCATCTGCGTGCGCATCTAG
- a CDS encoding acetylornithine/succinyldiaminopimelate transaminase, which yields MNAKLDSGVTTRPVTRQTFDEVLVPTYAPAAMVPVRASGLDVWDQEGKHYLDFTSGIAVTSLGHANKEVADALTQQLNTLWHLGNGYTNEPVLRLATAITEATFADRAFFCNSGAEANEAALKLARKYAHNKFGPHKSRIVSCLSSFHGRTLFTVSVGGQPKYTEGFEPLPQELNHIPYNDIEAARAAITDDVAAVIVEPIQGEGGVIPGNPDYLKALREFCDQTGALLVFDEVQSGMGRTGSLFAYTQMGVTPDILTSAKALGNGYPIGAMLTTHEIASHLAVGTHGTTYGGNPLAATVGLKVIDIMTRPGFMERVKQASAKVMANLEKLAADYPQVFGQPRGMGLLLGLPMAEAYKGRSKDYTKVAEKLGLMLLIAGPDVVRLAPALVVSDEQIAEADRLMRQAVEAFIAG from the coding sequence ATGAACGCAAAGCTTGATTCGGGTGTCACCACGCGGCCTGTCACACGGCAGACCTTCGACGAAGTCCTCGTCCCGACCTATGCCCCGGCCGCGATGGTGCCGGTGCGCGCATCGGGCCTGGACGTGTGGGACCAGGAAGGCAAGCACTATCTGGACTTCACCTCCGGCATCGCCGTCACCAGCCTGGGCCACGCCAACAAGGAAGTGGCCGACGCCCTGACCCAGCAACTGAACACCCTCTGGCACCTCGGCAACGGCTACACCAACGAGCCTGTCCTGCGCCTGGCCACGGCCATCACCGAAGCCACCTTCGCCGACCGCGCCTTCTTCTGCAACTCCGGCGCCGAAGCCAACGAAGCGGCCCTCAAGCTGGCGCGCAAGTATGCGCACAACAAGTTCGGCCCGCACAAGTCGCGCATCGTGTCCTGCCTGTCGTCCTTCCACGGCCGCACCCTGTTCACCGTCTCGGTGGGCGGCCAGCCGAAGTACACCGAAGGCTTCGAGCCGCTGCCCCAGGAACTGAACCACATCCCCTACAACGACATCGAAGCCGCGCGCGCCGCCATCACCGATGACGTGGCGGCCGTGATCGTCGAGCCGATCCAGGGCGAGGGCGGCGTCATCCCGGGCAACCCCGATTACCTGAAAGCCCTGCGCGAGTTCTGCGACCAGACCGGCGCCCTGCTGGTGTTCGACGAAGTGCAGTCGGGCATGGGCCGCACCGGCTCGCTGTTCGCCTACACCCAGATGGGCGTGACCCCGGACATCCTGACCTCGGCCAAGGCCCTGGGCAACGGCTACCCGATCGGCGCCATGCTGACCACCCACGAGATCGCGTCGCACCTGGCGGTCGGCACCCACGGCACCACCTATGGCGGCAACCCGCTGGCCGCGACCGTCGGCCTGAAGGTGATCGACATCATGACTCGTCCGGGCTTCATGGAACGCGTCAAGCAGGCCTCGGCGAAAGTCATGGCCAACCTCGAGAAGCTGGCCGCCGACTACCCGCAGGTGTTCGGCCAGCCGCGCGGCATGGGTCTCCTGCTCGGCCTGCCGATGGCGGAAGCCTACAAGGGCCGCTCCAAGGACTACACCAAGGTCGCCGAAAAGCTCGGCCTGATGCTCCTGATCGCCGGCCCCGACGTGGTGCGCCTGGCCCCGGCCCTGGTGGTGTCGGACGAGCAGATCGCCGAAGCGGATCGCCTGATGCGCCAGGCCGTCGAGGCGTTCATCGCCGGCTGA
- a CDS encoding HDOD domain-containing protein → MDRLSALKSIAAEASRGELSFPTSVAATLKLQRSLAEPDCHVDAAARLVQAEPLLAARTVAIANSVAYNRSGNDVTNVRAAVQRVGFRTLGALAAAVIVRQLASEIQDPALRAKADQLWAHSAHVAALAQVIARRVSFVDPETAMFAGIVHEVGGFYALSQAERYPGLLDGGAEDWIEHGEVPIGRGVLLKLGVPVAVMGAIEALWNGMRALPPETLGDTLLLAKDLAALPSPLLVRPGATSHESAATIDFATGAGTLVQILEESAAEVQSLTTALM, encoded by the coding sequence ATGGACAGACTCTCCGCACTCAAGAGCATCGCCGCCGAGGCCAGCCGCGGCGAGCTGAGCTTCCCGACCAGCGTCGCCGCGACGCTCAAGCTCCAGCGTTCGCTGGCCGAGCCCGACTGCCACGTCGACGCGGCCGCGCGCCTGGTCCAGGCCGAACCGCTGCTGGCCGCGCGCACCGTGGCGATCGCCAATTCGGTGGCCTACAACCGTTCCGGCAACGACGTCACCAACGTCCGCGCGGCGGTCCAGCGCGTGGGCTTCCGCACCCTCGGCGCGCTGGCGGCGGCCGTCATCGTGCGCCAGCTGGCGAGCGAGATCCAGGACCCGGCGCTGCGCGCCAAGGCCGACCAGCTGTGGGCGCACTCGGCCCACGTGGCCGCCTTGGCCCAGGTGATCGCGCGCCGTGTCTCCTTCGTCGACCCCGAAACCGCCATGTTCGCGGGCATCGTGCACGAAGTTGGCGGCTTCTACGCGCTGTCGCAGGCGGAGCGCTACCCGGGACTGCTGGACGGCGGCGCCGAAGACTGGATCGAGCACGGCGAAGTGCCGATCGGCCGCGGCGTGCTGCTCAAGCTGGGCGTGCCGGTGGCGGTGATGGGCGCCATCGAAGCGCTGTGGAACGGCATGCGCGCCCTGCCTCCGGAAACCCTGGGCGACACCCTGCTGCTGGCCAAGGACCTGGCGGCCCTGCCCTCGCCCCTGCTGGTCCGCCCCGGCGCCACCAGCCACGAGAGCGCGGCCACCATCGACTTCGCCACCGGGGCCGGCACCCTGGTCCAGATCCTGGAAGAATCGGCCGCCGAAGTCCAGAGCCTGACCACGGCGCTGATGTAA
- a CDS encoding MarR family winged helix-turn-helix transcriptional regulator, giving the protein MGERYLKSVRLLAECMQGFERFSGESVRRHGLTHAQFDIIATLGNTAGMSYKELGERTLITKGTLTGVIERLEQKGLVMRERSSDDKRSFFVRLSPAGDQVFCEVFPQVVARGKQLFSGYGEADFEALDAALTRLRNAVARGAATDFPSPSSSLTKDSP; this is encoded by the coding sequence ATGGGGGAACGTTACTTAAAGAGTGTCCGGCTGCTGGCCGAATGCATGCAGGGCTTCGAGCGCTTCTCGGGCGAATCGGTACGCCGCCACGGGCTGACGCACGCCCAGTTCGACATCATCGCCACGCTGGGCAATACCGCCGGCATGAGTTACAAGGAGCTGGGCGAGCGCACCCTGATCACCAAGGGCACCTTGACCGGCGTCATCGAGCGATTGGAACAGAAAGGTCTGGTCATGCGCGAACGCAGCAGCGACGACAAACGCTCTTTCTTCGTCCGCCTGAGCCCGGCAGGAGACCAGGTATTCTGCGAAGTCTTCCCCCAAGTGGTCGCCCGTGGAAAACAATTATTCTCCGGCTATGGCGAAGCCGACTTCGAGGCCCTGGACGCCGCCCTGACCCGGCTGCGCAATGCCGTCGCCCGGGGCGCCGCCACCGATTTCCCCTCCCCTTCATCCTCCCTGACTAAGGACTCCCCTTGA
- the secF gene encoding protein translocase subunit SecF, with protein sequence MEFFKIKRDIPFMRHALILNVISALTFLAAVFFLATKGLHYSVEFTGGTVMELRYPHAADQEKIRATLRSIGYEAPEVQSFGTAQNVMLRLPIQQGKPAAETSTRVFNAICASEQGTPKQFQTTTDKGEQVSRTSCLNAAGQEMVSLQRVEFVGPQVGDELAQNGLNALLMVVVGVVAYLAIRFEWKFAVAAIIANLHDVVIILGFFAFFQWEFSLTVLAAILAVLGYSVNESVVIFDRIREMFRKQRKMTVTQVIDHAITSTISRTIITHGSTQMMVLAMLLFGGHALHYFAIALTIGILFGIYSSVFVAAAIAMYLGIKREDLIKPVKEKDETDGAVV encoded by the coding sequence ATGGAATTTTTCAAGATTAAGCGGGACATCCCGTTCATGCGCCACGCGTTGATCCTCAACGTGATCTCGGCGCTGACCTTCCTGGCGGCCGTGTTCTTCCTGGCGACCAAGGGCCTGCACTATTCGGTGGAGTTCACCGGCGGCACCGTGATGGAGCTGCGCTATCCGCATGCGGCCGACCAGGAAAAGATCCGCGCCACCCTGCGCAGCATCGGCTACGAGGCGCCCGAGGTGCAGAGCTTCGGCACCGCACAGAACGTCATGCTGCGCCTGCCCATCCAGCAGGGAAAGCCGGCGGCCGAGACCTCGACCCGCGTGTTCAACGCGATCTGCGCCTCGGAGCAGGGCACGCCGAAGCAGTTCCAGACCACCACCGACAAGGGCGAGCAGGTCAGCCGCACCAGCTGCCTGAACGCCGCCGGCCAGGAAATGGTCAGCCTGCAGCGCGTCGAATTCGTCGGCCCGCAGGTCGGCGACGAGCTGGCCCAGAACGGCCTGAACGCGCTGCTGATGGTGGTGGTGGGCGTGGTCGCCTACCTGGCCATCCGCTTCGAGTGGAAGTTCGCGGTCGCGGCGATCATCGCCAACCTGCACGACGTGGTCATCATCCTCGGCTTCTTCGCCTTCTTCCAGTGGGAGTTCTCGCTCACGGTGCTGGCGGCGATCCTGGCGGTGTTGGGCTATTCGGTCAACGAGTCGGTCGTCATCTTCGACCGGATCCGCGAGATGTTCCGCAAGCAGCGCAAGATGACCGTCACCCAGGTGATCGACCATGCGATCACCAGCACCATCTCGCGCACCATCATCACCCACGGTTCGACCCAGATGATGGTGCTGGCGATGCTGCTCTTCGGCGGCCATGCCCTGCATTACTTCGCCATCGCCCTGACCATCGGCATCCTGTTCGGTATTTACTCCTCGGTGTTCGTGGCGGCGGCGATCGCCATGTACCTGGGCATCAAGCGTGAAGACCTGATCAAGCCGGTCAAGGAAAAGGACGAGACCGACGGCGCGGTCGTGTAA
- a CDS encoding GlxA family transcriptional regulator — MQPVDLSRLAQERPLRVLLVNAGEPDALTWSALVQPLRLAAKLMGPERLHVDVRGPDKFVGDAQRHWHLVLLVADESEAALKPANCRALVERCRAAPFWGGVGAGVLWLADAGVLQGVRTALPWSLYPDVGAAAEGALLTPHLYEFDANRLTCCGGAASLDFALTLVEHLGGPAVQAQVKEILCVDRVRGPDERQRVALQARFGALQPKLSEAVALMEANIEEPLSTDEIAQLAGVSRRQLERLFKQYLGSLPSRYYLELRLKRARQLLLDTNHSIVQVGLMCGFSSGSHFSTAFGALFGNTPREERQRKLGQ, encoded by the coding sequence ATGCAGCCAGTTGACCTGTCCCGCCTGGCGCAGGAGCGGCCGCTGCGCGTGCTGCTGGTGAATGCCGGCGAGCCGGACGCGCTGACCTGGTCGGCCTTGGTCCAGCCGCTGCGCCTGGCCGCCAAGCTGATGGGGCCGGAGCGCCTGCACGTCGACGTGCGCGGCCCCGACAAGTTCGTGGGCGACGCCCAGCGCCACTGGCACCTGGTGCTGCTGGTGGCGGACGAGTCCGAGGCGGCGCTGAAACCCGCCAACTGCCGCGCGCTGGTCGAGCGCTGCCGCGCCGCGCCCTTCTGGGGCGGGGTGGGAGCGGGCGTGCTGTGGCTGGCCGACGCCGGCGTGCTGCAGGGCGTGCGCACGGCCCTGCCGTGGTCGCTCTATCCGGACGTCGGCGCGGCCGCCGAAGGCGCGCTGCTCACGCCCCACCTCTACGAATTCGACGCCAACCGCCTGACCTGCTGCGGCGGCGCCGCCAGCCTGGACTTCGCCCTGACCCTGGTCGAGCACCTGGGCGGGCCGGCGGTGCAGGCCCAGGTCAAGGAAATCCTGTGCGTGGACCGGGTGCGCGGCCCGGACGAGCGCCAGCGCGTGGCCCTGCAGGCGCGCTTCGGGGCCCTGCAGCCCAAGCTGAGCGAGGCGGTGGCGCTGATGGAGGCGAACATCGAGGAACCCTTGTCGACCGACGAGATCGCGCAGCTGGCGGGAGTGTCGCGGCGCCAGCTGGAGCGGCTGTTCAAGCAATACCTGGGGAGCCTGCCTTCGCGCTACTACCTGGAGCTGAGGTTGAAGCGGGCGAGGCAGTTGTTGCTGGATACCAATCATTCGATCGTGCAGGTGGGGTTGATGTGCGGTTTTTCGTCCGGGTCTCACTTTTCGACGGCGTTCGGCGCGCTGTTCGGCAACACGCCGCGGGAAGAGCGGCAGAGGAAGCTCGGTCAGTAA